The following proteins are co-located in the Oncorhynchus clarkii lewisi isolate Uvic-CL-2024 chromosome 30, UVic_Ocla_1.0, whole genome shotgun sequence genome:
- the LOC139389713 gene encoding U3 small nucleolar ribonucleoprotein protein IMP4-like, translating to MLRRETRLRREYLYRKAQEDRVRTIEEKKQKLKSALDDNRLIPTEVRREAVQLQKLLEYDDEGAEGVSSHMDDEYKWAGVEDPKVMVTTSRDPSSRLKMFVKEVKLIFPGAQRMNRGGHEINALVQACKANNVTDLVIVHETRGQPDGLVVCHLPFGPTAYFTLYNVVMRHDVPDIETMSEAYPHLIFHNFSSRLGQRVSNILKYLFPVPKEDSRRVITFANQEDFISFRHHTYKKTDHKNVELSEVGPRFEMKLYMIKLGTLENEATADVEWRHHSYTHTAKKRKFLSVE from the exons ATG CTTCGCCGAGAGACGAGACTGAGACGGGAGTATCTGTATAGGAAGGCCCAGGAGGACAGAGTGCGGACGATTGAGGAGAAGAAACAGAAGCTGAAATCTGCTCTTGATG ACAATCGTCTCATCCCTACGGAGGTTCGCAGAGAAGCAGTACAGTTACAGAAATTGCTGGAGTATGATGATGAGGGAGCGGAAG GTGTCAGCTCTCACATGGATGATGAATATAAATGGGCTGGAGTGGAGGATCCAAAGGTCATGGTCACAACGTCAAGAGACCCCAGCTCTCGACTCAAGATGTTTGTCAAA GAGGTGAAGCTGATCTTTCCAGGGGCTCAGCGTATGAACAGGGGAGGTCATGAGATCAATGCTCTGGTACAAGCCTGTAAAGCCAACAATGTTACAGACCTGGTCATTGTTCATGAAACCAGAGGACAGCCAG ATGGCCTGGTGGTGTGCCACCTACCTTTTGGACCAACTGCATACTTCACCCTTTACAATGTGGTAATGAGACATGATGTGCCGGACATTGAAACCATGTCTGAGGCCTACCCCCACCTCATCTTTCACAACTTCTCCTCACGACTTGGCCAGAGG GTTTCCAATATCCTCAAGTATTTGTTCCCAGTGCCTAAAGAGGACAGTAGACGAGTTATCACATTTGCCAACCAGGAGGATTTTATATCTTTCAG ACATCACACTTACAAGAAAACGGACCACAAGAACGTTGAGTTGTCAGAAGTTGGGCCCAGATTTGAAATGAAAT TGTACATGATCAAGCTTGGTACCCTGGAGAATGAGGCTACCGCGGACGTTGAATGGCGCCaccactcgtacacacacactgccaaaaaGAGGAAGTTTCTCAGCGTGGAGTAG